A window of Pyrus communis chromosome 3, drPyrComm1.1, whole genome shotgun sequence genomic DNA:
aaacaaaataataagaattgGCCTCAAAACCCGATTTGAATCTCCAAAGTTTGCGGCCGAAACCCCACATCAAATCGCCTCCAAAAATTTCAGAAACATCAAAATCCCTCATCGACCGCAAGTAAGCTTTTACCACAATAGCATAAAGATCTTGAGACCTTATATAACAGCATAAATTCGAATATCGTGAATAGttaatttaacatttaatttaaaaaaatttgtttgaaaaaaaaaaaaaatttccacatCGACTTGTGGAATCCGAAATCAGAGAGATAAGAACATGCCCCCATATTCATCGCAGTTCAGTGCTGCCAATGCTCCACcgtacatacatacacacacacatatatatatatattgtaataatttaatgagcaaatggtttcggatgaaattgaatttttgcatatATGATTTATGAATAAGacttacaaaatatatttttcggATTGTTGAAGTTCGTTGTAAAATGGATCCCACAACCAATGCTGATTAAATTTGCAGGTGAAGCAGAGGAACAAAAGCAATAAATGGGCATACGTCGTCTTCAATCAGAAGCAGTTCATCCGCCAAATCTTTGCTCAAGGTCCCATGGAGAAAGGCCTCCGCCTCTTCGTCCAGTCATCCAACATGTCGCGCCAGTCCGCCCATCAAACCCAACACCAACAACAGAAGCAACAAGAACAAGATACCCTTGTTTCTTCCGATTGCTCGCAAGAGACCGCGAAGAAAGAACGAACTGATAGGACCCAGTACCTGGATTCCAAGGAAGGTAATTAGGGCGCCAACATGATGACAAAGACGAAGCAGGAAATGTGATGGGGAGATTGTAACGAGTTTTATCAGTTGATTGGTTTCGGTGCAGGTTATGGTTTTGAGCCTGGGATTGTAACTGAGTTTCCAGCGGAGTTGTGGAAGAAACCAAAGCTGAACAAATATGGTGTGGATGAGCCGCGTAATCACAAACCAGTTTTCTCTACGAGGAATTTGAACTAACATGTCATCTCCCTTCCACAAAGGAGTACCAGTGCGTAGGTAGAAGGATCATCCATCAGAGTATGATTAACTTGAATGCATTTGAATGGCAGACGCGGAGCAGGTCAAGTGCGAGCTGACAATCACGGAGGACAGTTCAAAGTACAAGGGCATTTTATAACGAGAGATGAGCAGGAACCGAGAAGAACATGTCAGGCTACAAAGGCTACACTACCATGTAAACCCAAGACGATGATGGCGATTATGGCTTGCGACACAATAGTAGGAGAAAATCTGCAGATAATGCTGGCCAATGCGGCAATGAAATCGACAAGACAACAACAAACTATGAGACCATAAGTGCAAACGATGAGACGTTGTCTCAAAACCCTGAGTTATGTCTTTGAATCACTTAAGACAATGTAAAAATGTCCAAGTAAAGGTTTACGACAACTTTCCGCTTTAATTCATTGGCAAATATCCCCTTTGCCTCTCAACAACAATAAAAtgatcaaaactaaaaaaaaaacgtaacaAATGATAAATAATATTGATAAAGATAGTGATAATAATCAAACTGATATCTTAAATTCAAAATTGTCAAAATAAGTCTAAGAAAAAATGAAGGACGCTGAACAAactcctagcaaccttaggccTTTCAATCCCTCAAGcctaaaaaaattaagcattTGAGTTGCCACGTAAATCCCGCAAAATAAACCAGATACCTATCGATACtcttcggaaaaaaaaaaatccgactACCAATGCAAAGTTAACATGGCCTTAGTACCCAAAAATGCAATGGAGGGAGATTCACTCATTCATCCAATGCACCAAGCTGATCAGTAACGTCAGACTTCGTTGCAGCTGTACGCAGAACATCCATTGCCTCAGCTACCTTGTTCTTCAAGGCATCTGGAGACTCGATCAGATGGAGAACTTCCGTCTGGTCCATCTCTAGCAACATCCCAGTCACCTTAGCCGTGTTCTCAGGCTCTATCCGCTCAACAAGTGGATATAGTTGTTCACCCAGCATCTGCAATTTTCAAACACAATAATAATTAGTGAGTCTAGAACAAAAACACAGATGGCACAAAACGCAACACAAGTTGAAGGAGTAATAACAAGAGGGTTAAAGAACATACCAAACGCTGATTCTCTGGGGTAGCAGAAGCTAAAGCAGAAGCAAGTGTTGATGTTGGCAACGGCCCAGAACGATGGATATCATTAGGAGACATAGGCAGCCCTGCACCATCAAGTGGCAAAGGCATCAttggacccacaagactttgaGGAGCCAAAGATGGGTCCACTCCATTCCGTGCATTGCCCATGTATCTCAAGCCTTGATTGGAATTACGGTGCAGTAACTGAAATAATGGATGAGTAAGAAATTATCGAAGGTGAAAGAAAAAACTGACAATAGTGACTATTGAGCAGGTGATGTAGTAATATAATGCATCATGATCGATAATTAAATTACACAACCAGTTAGTGGTATCGAAATTTTGagcaaatgaaaagaaaactgCTATGCCAAATCAGGAAACTATTGCACCTGCTGCTGCTGCACATGTTGGAAGTTCCCACCTCGCCGTACACCCATCCGCTGCCCAGGTTGACCTTGCCTCTGAAGTTGGTATGGCATAATGAAGTTTGGACCAACGCCCGGGCGCATGCCAGGCACTAGCTGCTGCTGGAAGCCATAACCAGCAGGCTGATGGGGTAGAATGCCAGAACCTTGACCAAAATACAGTTGTTGCGGGGCAAGTCTAGGTGCCCCAGGATGATATGCAGGAATTCCTGATGGCAATGGTGACATCCCACCTGGTGCTCGGATTTGGGTAAAACGTGCctgaaaaaaatgataaaggTCACCTCTGTAATGTTTCTTTGGAATAATGGAAATGAGTAACAACTGAAGCTTCCGTTTATCacgagaagaaaaataaaaagagaatctGTGCAGACTAACCAATATCTGGGACCACCAAAGCTAATAG
This region includes:
- the LOC137727655 gene encoding uncharacterized protein gives rise to the protein MVPLVSCNLYFQDWAGQPVLEVKQRNKSNKWAYVVFNQKQFIRQIFAQGPMEKGLRLFVQSSNMSRQSAHQTQHQQQKQQEQDTLVSSDCSQETAKKERTDRTQYLDSKEGYGFEPGIVTEFPAELWKKPKLNKYGVDEPHAEQVKCELTITEDSSKYKGIL